In Populus alba chromosome 4, ASM523922v2, whole genome shotgun sequence, the genomic window CTCAAAGCGATATGATCTTATAAATGTCGTTGAAAACgattataattaaagaaataataaaaaaaacaagtacatGTTTTCAATTTCTAACGTTTTGCTGTATTGGAGTATTGATCAGATTACCGGTCCAGATGCtgtatcacaaaaaaaatttgtgaaccAAACTTATGAAATAACAGTCAGTTGCCTGAGAACTAATTATTACGGAACCAAGCACCTAACTGAAGCGTTAATTCCTATCCTTGAGCAATCCAGTTCTGCAAGAATAGTCAATGTCTCCTCCACCCTGGGGAAGCTGAAGGTAAACACGCCATATCCGTCTCTTTCAGGCAGTAGATATAGTTTCATTATCATATATGAAAAAGTTCACTACCAAAATTTGTTTCTCCTGCAGTTTATTCTTAATGAAAAAGCCAAAAAGGAGCTAGGTGATGTTGATGGCCTTACAGAAGAAAAGGTTGAGAAGCTGGTGGAAGATTTCCTGGAGGATGTTAAGAATGATTTAGTGGAAACCAAACATTGGCCTCCCCTTTTTTCAGCTTATATAGTGTCCAAGGCTGCTCTCAATGCCTACACAAGGATTTTGGCAAAGAAGTACCCCAAAATTGCAACCAACGCAGTCTGTCCTGGTTTTACTAACACAGACATCAATGATAGCACTGGGATTTTCACTGTTGAAGAAGCTGCACGAGGTCCTGTTATGCTGGCTCTGCTGCCTGATCAACAGCGCCCTTCTGGCTGCTTCTTTTTTCAGACAGAAATGTCAACTTTTTGAATGATATCAACCAATGTACTTGCAGTGTATGCATCTTATGTACTAAGAGAATAAAGGTGGGGGGAGCTATTCTTATCATATATCTCCACACGAAAGTTTTAATAAATGATGGGATATTTCACCACACAAAGCTGATGTATGCTTCGAGTTTTAATTGAGTACTGGTATATAAAAGAAGcaattatttctcttttaatcattttaattttcttctggATTGTATTTAAGCAACCTATCACTTGAACGTCCATTTCAGTTGGAATTTGCTGTTTTGGAAGCGTTCTTATCTTGACAACTCAATATTTCAATAAGGAATgatcaaaatttgttttctccTCCAGTTTATTCCTCGAATAAAGCCAAAAGGAGCTAGGTGATGCTGACGGCCTCACTGAAGAAAAGGTTGGGAAGCTGGTGGAAGAGTTCAAGAATGATTTAGTGGAAACCAAACTAAACATTGGCCTCCCCTTTTTCAGGTTATATTGTTTCCAAGGCTGTGTAGGAAATCTCATGGGAAGAGCCAAAaggaaagtgaaaataaaaagacacAGAAATTTGAGCTTCATCCCTTATTTTTATAGCTTTAAAGGGCGAGCTACTTTGAAGAgctaaaacaatgtttttatgtTGGGGAGCTATTCTTAGTCAAAAGAGctgaaattttgtttaatatattgaATGATATAATGCACTAAGAGAATAAAGGTGGGGAGGGCTGTTCATATTCTACATCTCCAGGCTGAATTTCTAATTAAAGATGGGATATTTCGCCGCATAAAGTTGATGGATGCTTCAAGTTTCAATTGAGTACTGGCCATCAGTACAGACATGTCaaagaaattaacaattatttctTCTGTATTCTGGAGCAGCGATAATTATATCACCTGAATGCTCATCGATCTCAGTTGGAACTTGCCGTTTTGGAAGTGTTCTTTATCTTCACAACtctatatttctaaaaatactCCCCACCACGTGATATAGGCAAAAGGTACAATAATAACACAGAAAATACATAAATTCTatttagcaaaaacaattatacacatgaaatataaattcataattttattttatttttttaaataagcatATAGTGGTTTGCATCCTTAAAAGTGTTACAAGACCTTTATACAGATTACAAGTCTCTACTTCTACTAGAAAACAACTTAAaggagattaaaataaaatctgaataaaaataataaatccaaaaaatcataggaaaaacaacaaaattagcTTCAATAACAACTTCTGGATCTAATTTTGAGAGATCTAATGGTCCAATAAGAGACAAATGGCTTtcaatgggattttttttttttttgtagatttaCCTAAAACCTTTTTAGTTTAATCTAAAAGTCGGATATCttgttatcatagttttaagctTCTAACCTGCTCTAGTGCTATTATACCTCCTTTCGGTCCTCAAATGGTCTCAACAATCCATATATAAGTATATGTTAGGCAATTTAAATAGTCTTTCTAGATCAGATCCCTATCTAGTTATGCCAAATCCACACCTAAATGCTAAGAATCTTCAGCCTTTACAAGCCTGACTACATCATTCTCCCTAAGATAAAGAGAGCTCATCCTCaaattttgttcttcttctaGATAAGGTGTTAAGTGTTGaacattaaaaacatcaaaagtttTCAAATGGATAAGAAGGCAAAGTCTATAAGCATTTATCTTTTACAACACCTCACAAAGTCCTACcttcatttatttcagtttATTGTACTTGCCTACAAGAAACCTATCACGAGTAAGTACTACTATACTAAATCACTAACTTCAACACCACTCTCATATGATGAGTATTAGTCAGGGCCTTATACCTGGCATTGATGTTAGTGATTATCTTCTTGACTTGCTCTTGAATACCATACAAGTAATCTGTTGTATTGTTAGCTTAGATGCTTAGTCATCCCTATAAGGAACATGCATCTACTTCAATACTCTTGAAGGGTTTTTTCCATAGACAATCTCAAATGAATTTAATTGGGTAGTATGATTTTGAGacatattataagcaaattttacTTGTAGCAATCTCATATCCGATTGGTTTGGCTTGCCTCCAACTAAACTCCACAGCAAGTTGTCGAGGCTATGGTTAACCAGCTTAGTTTGCTTATTTGTATAAGGATGATATATACCACTATTTTTCAGTTGAGTTCCCAAACTTTTCTAAGAAGATCTTCCAAAAATTACTTATAAACTTCACATCTTTAATTGAAAGTGATAGACCTATAAATGTCATGTAAACAAACCACCCCATTGAAAGGAAAGGTGGGTTATTTGGGACACATTCATGCTCTTccaacaaattatgaaattggCAATCTTTGAGAATTTatccataataataaaaataaaattcatggttCATTAGTTACGGGCTAAGCCCAACATAAAATCGATACTAATATCCAATTAGTATTGGAGTATATGGTCCAACATTTGATAAGGCTACCTTAGACCTCTAACACATTTCCTCATAAAACTAGATACCTAGCCTGGTAGTTTATGGTGTTACTCActtttaatcttataaaaaaatcaagaaaagaaaaaaatagaaaaagaaaatccaaaacacAAGAAGATATATAAGAAGAAAGCTTAGAAGATTGTCCAAGTTGGTGGTGAAGGATCAAAATAACAAGTGAAAAGGTTggaggataaaaatatataagatcgATAAAATTAGCAACTTAATTCAGATTGACAAAGGGTTTTattggtgaaaatatttttattggaggTAAAGAAATCAAAAAGAATTTTGGAAGGCTTAATTAATCTTATTGAGGAGTTGATTGCaaggaaaataagtttttggagTCAATTTGAgtgttaattagaaaaaaattaaagtctaagaacttaattgattttttagaagGTTTAATTGGACTAATCAAGGGCCTAACTATAAGAATATTGAAGTTTTACTTACTTGATGTGGCGAATCTTAAAACAAATTTCTATGAGAAGaatctataaaaacaaataaacacaaaaacaagttgtatatactacaaaaaaaaaaaaccaagaaaataacatttttaaaatggattGAAAAAGTGGATAGTCTTGCTTACTTGATGTGgtgaattcttttaaaaaattaaactagaacatAGATGCTAATAAACTGAGTGTTAGAGTCGCTAAATTTGTGATGATAAGAGTTTAATTTGTGACAAAATAGGAGTGGTAAtatatgctgtttttttttttgaagaagaagaaaaaataaa contains:
- the LOC118050093 gene encoding (+)-neomenthol dehydrogenase — translated: MAEVIPTKRIAVVTGSNKGIGLEICRQLASKGVLVVLTARDEERGLEAVKSLKVSGFSDVVFHQLDVVDDLSIASLANFIRNQFGRLDILVNNAGVLGSGVKAEDRKNFSYSVEDITGPDAVSQKKFVNQTYEITVSCLRTNYYGTKHLTEALIPILEQSSSARIVNVSSTLGKLKFILNEKAKKELGDVDGLTEEKVEKLVEDFLEDVKNDLVETKHWPPLFSAYIVSKAALNAYTRILAKKYPKIATNAVCPGFTNTDINDSTGIFTVEEAARGPVMLALLPDQQRPSGCFFFQTEMSTF